The genomic stretch TTGGGGAGGTCGCTCACCGGCAGCTGCCGGTACCCGAGGATGCCGAACAGGAGGATCGCCAGCATCACCAGGGTCGTCATCACGGGACGACGTATGAAGAGCTCGGTCATCGCCGTTCCCTTACCCGCCGAGTCCCGCCTTGATCTCCACCCGGGAGCCCGGGACGAGGCGCAGCTGCCCGTCGGTCACCACGCGCTCGCCCGCCTGGACCCCTTTCTCGATGACGGTTTCGCCGGCGCCCGTCTCCCCGGTGACGACGGGGCGGGACTCCACCGTCAGGTCCGGACGCACCACGAAGATATATTGCCCGCTCTGCCCGGTCTGCACCGCGGAAGCCGGCACGAGGACGGCTTTGGGCTTCGTGGCGAGGATCAGCGTGACGTTCACGAATCCCCCCGGCCATAACCGCCGGTCCTGGTTGGGAAACGTCCCTTTGAGCTGGATCGTCCCGGTGGCGTTGTCGACCGCGTTGCTGATGAAGGTGAGCGCTCCCCGGACGGGTTGATCTTCCTGTCCCGGGATCACGGCTTCCACCCCCAGCGTCCGGGCCTCCCGGTATTTCCGTATCCCGGCCAGGTACTGCTCCGGGACGGAGAAGGTGATGTAGATGGGGGTGACCTGGTTGATCGTGACAAGGGTCGAGTCGTTCGCCTTGACGACGTTCCCTTCCTTGATGAAGAGGGTCCCGGTGCGCCCGTCGATGGGGGACCGGATGTAGCAGTAGCTGAGCTGTACCCGCGCGTTCTCCACCGCGGCGTTGTCGGCGTTGACCGCGGCGGCCAGGGCGGCTGCATTGGAAACCACCTGGTCGAACTGCTGCTTGGGGACCAGGTCCTTTTCGATCAGATAGACGTATCGCTTGACGTCCTTTTCCGCGTTCTCCTTCAGGGCGAGATTCCTGGCCAGGTTCGCCTCGGCCGTCATCAGCGCCGCTTCGTAGGGCCGGGGGTCGATGACGAAGATGAGGTCCCCCTTCTTCACGTCCTGCCCTTCCCGGAACCCCACCTTCACGATCTGCCCGTTCACCATCGTCTTGACGGACACCGCGGAGTACGCCTCCGCCATCCCGATGGCGCGCAGCTGCACGGGCACGTCCTTCTGCACCGCCAGGGCCGCCATGACGGGGACAGCGGGCGGCTGCCCGCGGGGCGCCGCCTTCGAACCCGCGCTGTTCGAGCACCCTGTCAGGAGAAAAACCGCCCCGCAGAGAAAAATCAGCGGCCGCATTCCCCCGCGGACACGTATTCCCATTGACACCCCCTTCATCCCGCGCCGGACAGTTCCTTCAAGAGGAATTTTCGAATCCTTCTTTGCAGAATAGCGAAATGCGTTCGGATGCGCCACACTTCTTAGAGGCTCGATGGTTGCAAAGTTTCCGGGAAGTTATTAAAATACAAGGATAATGTGGAACTACAGGTTCGAATCGACCGGGGGCGGGGAACAACGGTAAAAGGAGAGTCGACGCATTGAAAATCAAGGTGTTGGGCGCGTCCGGGTCCGAAGTCCCGGGCCACAACTGTCCCGCTTTCCTGATCGACGGCAGGATCCTCCTTGACGCGGGGACGATCGCGAACTCCCTCAACATCCGGGAGGAGCACAGCCTTCAGAATATCTTTCTCACGCACGCCCACCTCGACCACATCAAGGGGATCCCGTTCCTCCTTGACAACCTGGTGACCCGGAGTACCGGGAACACCATTACCGTCATGAGCGGGAAGGACGTCCTCGACGACCTGAAAAAGAACATCTTCAACGACAGGATCTGGCCGGACTTCAGCAAGATCCCCACCCCCGAGCGCCCCGTGCTGAAATACCAGGCCTTCTCCCCGTCGAGCCCCGTGACGATCGACGGATACAAGGTCGTGATGGAAAAAGTCCATCACACCGTGCCGGCCTACGGATATATCGTGGAAAACAACAGGAAGGAGGCGATCGCCTACACCGGCGACACGGGGCCGACCGACCGCTTCTGGAAAACGATGGCCGTCCATGACGTGAAGTTTCTCATCATGGAGACCTCTTTCCCCAACCGACTGGAAAAGCTCGCGCTGGCGAGCGGGCATCTCACCCCCTCTCTCCTGGAGAAGGAGATCGCGAAAATGCCGGTCCCGCCGACGAGGATTTACTTGATGCACCTCAAACCGCAGTACATCCCGGAAATCGAGGCCGAGATCGAGGCGCTCGAGCACGACAACGTAGACTTCCTGAAAGAGGGGGAGGTGATCACGGTCTGACCGACCTCCAGGACGGGAGGACGTACCTGCCGTCAGGAGATCTTCGGGTCACGAAAGACCAAAGAACGCTTTCAGTTTTTTCAGGAACACTTCCTTCCCGCTGACGCTGGCCCGAGAAAGCTCCGCTCTTTTCTTTTGCTCGATATTCATTTCTTCTCTCTGCGCGAGGATGGCGCTCAACTTTTCCAACAGATCCGGATTGGCCTTGATCACCGGCTCAATGTCTTCCTTGGAGATTTCGACCAGGTGGACCTCGCTCGCGGCGATCACGGTGGCCTTTCTCCTCTCTCCGGTGAGAAGCGACATCTCTCCGAAAAACTCCCCTTCCCGGAGGCTTCCAACCACGGCATCATCACGATAAACGTTTAACAACCCCCGCCTTACGATGAAAAGCGAATCTCCCTCGTCCTTCTGTCGTACGACCACTTCGCCGATCCCGAAGACCTTGACATGAACCCTTTCCGATAACCGTTGGAATTCCTCTTCGCTGAGCGATTTGAGGAGATCCGTCCGCTGGAGACTGGCAAGAAGGGTCTTGTCGTCCACGGCAAATGGTTCCTGGGGAACCTTGTTGATGATTTCCCGGTGGGGAAAGGGAATGCTGTACCCTTCCCTCGTGATGGCATACCAGATCTTCTTCAACACGCTGCCCCGGGTCGGAAGGTTGGACGAGTAATCATCGAGGAAGTACTTCAAATCGTACTCGATGCTGCTATCGAGGAAATTATGCACGATGACAACCGGCTTGGGATCCTTCATGATGTGCTCTTCCTGCAAGAGGATCCGGCTCATTGTTTCGATGGCTTTCTCGGGAGGCAGATCATATCCAAGGCCGACCTTCAAATGGACCGCCGTCTTCTCGCTCTCTCCCCTGGTGCCCAGGTTCAGGACGATGTTCTGCATAATATAATTGTTGGGCACCAGGACTTTGTGATGATCCAATGTTCTCAGCGTCGTATATCGGAAGCCCACATTGACGATTTCGCCGGTGATGTCGTGGTCTTTGATGGAGATCCACGTCTTTCTTTTCAGGTTTTCGTCACCCTGAACATAAAAACCGGAAAAGATATTCGCAATGGTCGTCTGCATGGCAAATGCGACTGCGGCCGTCAATACCGTCGTCGTCGTTAAAATAGAGGAAACATCGATCCGGAAGATAATCCTCAAGGACGCCATGGCGAAGACGATATAGACCAGGATGGTCAGAAGGTCTCGTTGGAAGGAAGGGACCTGCTTGTTCATTCGGTAATACATGTAGATATCGACGACGAGATAGGTCACGAAGTTGGCCAGGCAAACCACCACGATGAGGGTTTGCACATTTCCGATCATTTCTCCGTAGGGAGGAGCGGCCTTGACCTGCGTCTCGAGAAGGAGAATGACGAATCCCAGCAGCGCGATCTTGATGGTTGCCTTGACCTTGGAAAACGACATGCCCGCCTGGAAAAAGGCATTCAGGCAATAAACGGCGATGAAAAACAGGAGGACGGCGGAAAGGATGGCGATTTTATTGATCAGGATGTAGCTGACATCCATCAGGGAGGACATCCCGCCGAAGAGCTGTGAGGTCATGATCCCCTCGATTTCCTGAAAAAGAGTGTCCTTCGTAACCCGTTACGATAGCCGCGGAGAGAGGAAACGTCAATCGGCATGCGGTTTATTTCTCCGTCATGGTCCAGACGCCTTCCCATTTCTCCGGCGGATGGTCGATCAAGGCCCGGCATTTCCGGGCATAGGCGGCGGCAGGGGGATCGGTTTTTTCCGTCGCCAGGAACGACTCGAGGGCCACGGAAAACCTTCCCGCGTAGAATTCCTGAAGCCCCTTGGCGAATGTGGAAAGCGGTTTTTCGCGGGCGGCGAATTCTTGCGGGGGCAACAGCTCGAAGATCCGCACCGGTTCCTTCCTCCCCACCACGGCGACCCGGGAGATTTCCCGGGGGGCAAACCGGTCTCCCAATGCGCTCCGCATGGCTTCCGAGGCCAGGACATAGGTGCCGAATTGCTTGTTGATCCCCTCGAGCCGGGAGGCGAGGTTGACGGCGTCTCCGAAAATCGTGTAGTCGAATCGGTTGCGGGATCCCATGTTGCCGACGACGGCGACCCCGGTGTGGAGACCGATGCGCATGAACAGGTCCTTGCCGATTTTTCCCCGGATGACGGGACGCAGCTCGGAAAGCTTCGCCTGGCAGCGAACCGCGGCGCGGGCGGCCCGCTCGGCGTGATCGGGCTGCTCCAGGGGGGCGTTCCAGAACGCGATGATGGCGTCGCCCACGTACTTGTCGAGGGTCCCGCCCTCTTCGTGGATGATGTCCGTCATCGCCGACAGATACTCGTTGAGCAGCCCGGTCAGCGCCTCCGGGTCCAGGCCTTCCGCAATGGCCGTGAACCCCTGAAGATCGGAGAAGAAAATCGAGAGGGTCCGCCGCTCGCCGCCCAGTTTCAAAAACTCCGGGTGCGCGATGAGCTGCTCGATGACGTCGGGGCTCAGGTACTGCCGGAAGGCGTTTTTGATGAACCGTTTCTGTTTTCCCTCCGTGGCATAGTTCACGGCCAGCGCGCCGAGGAGCGACAGGGAAACCGCCGCCTGCTGGACGACCAGCGGAAGCCAGCTTCCCTTCCAGTAGGCGACAAGAGACAGCAGGACGGGCAGGGGAAGACAGACCGCGAAGAACAGCATGCTCTTCCACGCGCTCCGGGAAAAGGTGACCGGGATCGCGGACAGCAGTGCCAAAAGGAGCGTCAGGGCCACCACGGCCTGCGGGGCCGCATCCGCCAGGAAATCCCCCTCCATCAGGTTGTCCAGCGCCGTCGCAAGGATCTCGGAACCCGGGAACACGCCACCGACCGGTGCGGGCCGCAGATCGTAAAGTCCCGGCGCGCTGAACCCGAAGATGACGTGGCAGTCCCGGAAAGCGTTCGGGTCCCGGATGACCGGGTCCTCTCCGTCCTGAAGGCGCAGCTCGGATTGGATCACGGCAGCGACGCTGTACTGCCGGTAGGTCGTCCCGGATGCACCCCGGAAACGGAGAATGGCGTACCCTTCTTTATCGATCGGTACCGTCTTCCCTGCGATCGCCATCTCGCCCGGTCGAATCGCAACCCCGGACCCCGGGGATGCAACCAGCAGGCTCGCCAGCGCAAGCGAAGGGATCGCTTTCCCGTCGAAGAACCGGAACAGCCGCACTCGCCGATACACGCCATCGGGATCGGGATTTTGCTGGACGTCGGCAAGGATCGCCGCCCGGGAGGCTATTTCCGGAATGGGGAACAACGCCCGGGACGCGGCGACGCCGTCACGGGCCGGGCTCGCGGACAACCATTGCTCCAGCCCCTTGATCTCCAGCGGAACCGCCGGAATCGTGCTCGGCCAGGCGGTTGCGCTTCCGGTTTTTTCCCCGAGGAAAAGCGCGCCCACGAATCCTTTGTGGCTGCCGATGGCGCTTCCAAGGGCGAGATCGTCCGCCACGCCGTATTTGGAGGGCTCCGTAAAAAGAACGTCGAAAGCGACGCTTTTCGCGCCGACTCGCTTGAGATACCCGAGGATGGCGCCGTAGGCTTCCCGCGGCCATGGCCACGACAGACCGTTTTCCTTCTGGCCCCAGTCGAGGCTTTGCTGGTCCAGGAGAATCAGGCGAATCTTATCGGTGGAGGGGGCCGGCCGGGCCATGCGGCTCACGCGCCAATCCCATGTGCGGTATTCCCATCGGTCCAGCCAGCCGGCCGCCCACAGAAGCGACGCCACGGCGGTGGAAGCGAGCGCCACCAGCGCCCCCTCCAGGATTTTTTTTCCGGCGGGAGGGAATTCCACTTTCGCTAGATCTTCCCCAGAGCCTTGCGGAATCTCCCCTGCCGGGCGGAAACCTCGAATGAGGCCGCACCGACGACGTTCAAGGATTCGATGTCGTCGATCCGGCTTTTCGGCGAAGGATGCGTTTTGGCGAAATCGGGTCCGCCGGGCTTGAGATTTTTCTCCATCTCGCTGAGCATCGCGATCAGCCCGTTGGGGCTGTAGCCGACACGGGAAAGTATCGTGACGGCGGCAGCATCGGCCTCCCGCTCGAAGCTGCGGGAATACCCGTTGTTGATCATGGTGGAGGTAACATCGCTGATCGAGCCCTCGAATGCCTTGGTCAGATCGGCAAGTTCCTTGCTGCCGAAGGTCTTGGCGCCCTCCGCGGCCAAGGTCGTCAACGCTTGCGTCAGCCGGCTCTTGTCGATCGCCTGAAGCCCGTGCCGAAGCTGGACGTGCCCGATTTCGTGGGCCAGCACGGCGGCGACCGCATTCTCGCTTTTGCAACAGCGCAGCATGCCGCGG from Deltaproteobacteria bacterium RBG_16_64_85 encodes the following:
- a CDS encoding MBL fold metallo-hydrolase — encoded protein: MKIKVLGASGSEVPGHNCPAFLIDGRILLDAGTIANSLNIREEHSLQNIFLTHAHLDHIKGIPFLLDNLVTRSTGNTITVMSGKDVLDDLKKNIFNDRIWPDFSKIPTPERPVLKYQAFSPSSPVTIDGYKVVMEKVHHTVPAYGYIVENNRKEAIAYTGDTGPTDRFWKTMAVHDVKFLIMETSFPNRLEKLALASGHLTPSLLEKEIAKMPVPPTRIYLMHLKPQYIPEIEAEIEALEHDNVDFLKEGEVITV
- a CDS encoding efflux transporter periplasmic adaptor subunit; the encoded protein is MRPLIFLCGAVFLLTGCSNSAGSKAAPRGQPPAVPVMAALAVQKDVPVQLRAIGMAEAYSAVSVKTMVNGQIVKVGFREGQDVKKGDLIFVIDPRPYEAALMTAEANLARNLALKENAEKDVKRYVYLIEKDLVPKQQFDQVVSNAAALAAAVNADNAAVENARVQLSYCYIRSPIDGRTGTLFIKEGNVVKANDSTLVTINQVTPIYITFSVPEQYLAGIRKYREARTLGVEAVIPGQEDQPVRGALTFISNAVDNATGTIQLKGTFPNQDRRLWPGGFVNVTLILATKPKAVLVPASAVQTGQSGQYIFVVRPDLTVESRPVVTGETGAGETVIEKGVQAGERVVTDGQLRLVPGSRVEIKAGLGG
- a CDS encoding peptidase M48 → MRRLRCATGFAFLLVSLAGWQGCATLEEAAKIGTSVAQSKGLVTGDQAKSITKTTSAVAKSFEDITPEQEYYIGRSVGAVIVNKYKPYTNAEANNYLNLLGQTLAQASDRPETFGGYRFLILDSGEVNAFAAPGGLIFVSRGMLRCCKSENAVAAVLAHEIGHVQLRHGLQAIDKSRLTQALTTLAAEGAKTFGSKELADLTKAFEGSISDVTSTMINNGYSRSFEREADAAAVTILSRVGYSPNGLIAMLSEMEKNLKPGGPDFAKTHPSPKSRIDDIESLNVVGAASFEVSARQGRFRKALGKI